CCCCGGGCGGGAGCGCGTCGTCCTCCGGCGGCGCGTCTGCGGCGTCCATCGACTGCAAGCCCGGCACGCTGAACGGTGAGGGTTCGAGCGCGCAGAAGAACGCGATCGACCAGGCCATCCAGCAGGGCTACCTGGCGCAGTGCTCCGACGCGCAGATCAACTACAACGCGACGGGTTCCGGCGCGGGCCGCAAGCAGTTCACCTCCGGCCAGGTCGACTGGGCCGGCTCGGACTCCGCCCTGAAGGACGAGGAGCGCGCCGCCGCGACGGCCCGCTGCGAGGGCAACGAGGCGTGGGACCTGCCGATGGTCGCCGGCCCCATCGCCATCGCCTACAAGCTCGACGGCGTCACCGACCTCACGCTCAACGGCGAAGTCGCCGCCAAGATCTTCCAGGGCCAGATCACCTCCTGGGACGACGCGGCCATCAAGGCGCTGAACCCGAACGCGACGCTGCCCAGCACCCCGATCAGCGTGTTCTTCCGCACCGGTGGTTCCGGCACGACGGAGAACTTCACCAAGTACCTGCACGCGGTCGCGCCGGACGCCTGGACGGCCGAAGGCGCGCAGGAGTGGGCCGGCAAGGGCGAGGGCCGCGAGGGTTCGGCCGGTGTCGCGCAGGCCGTCGCCGGCGCCTCCGGCGGGATCACCTACGTCGAGTGGTCCTACGCGCAGGACAACAAGCTGTCCGTCGCCAAGATCGACAACGGCTCCGGCGCCGTCGAGCTGACCGGGGAGTCGGCCGGCAAGACCATCGCCACCGCGACGCAGACCGGCCAGGGCAACGACCTGGCGCTGAAGATCGACTACGCGACGAAGGAGTCGGGCGCCTACCCGATCGTCCTCGTCACCTACGAGATCGTCTGCTCGAAGGGCCTGGACGCCGAGAAGACCGCGCTGCTGAAGTCCTTCCTCACGTACTTCGCCGAGGACGAGACCCAGGCCGGCCTGCAGGAGATCGGCTACGCTCCGCTGCCCAGCGAGGTCTCCGAGAAGGTGCGCACGGCCATCGCGGCCATCGCCTGACCCGAGCCCGAACGGCACGCAGCAGCACTGGACCGCAACGGGGGGGGGGGGCCCCCGCCCGCCGCAGCTATTACTGTTCGCCTCCAT
This genomic interval from Kineococcus endophyticus contains the following:
- the pstS gene encoding phosphate ABC transporter substrate-binding protein PstS is translated as MTFWKSSRLIGIAAVGVLALAGCGSDNNTTTPGGSASSSGGASAASIDCKPGTLNGEGSSAQKNAIDQAIQQGYLAQCSDAQINYNATGSGAGRKQFTSGQVDWAGSDSALKDEERAAATARCEGNEAWDLPMVAGPIAIAYKLDGVTDLTLNGEVAAKIFQGQITSWDDAAIKALNPNATLPSTPISVFFRTGGSGTTENFTKYLHAVAPDAWTAEGAQEWAGKGEGREGSAGVAQAVAGASGGITYVEWSYAQDNKLSVAKIDNGSGAVELTGESAGKTIATATQTGQGNDLALKIDYATKESGAYPIVLVTYEIVCSKGLDAEKTALLKSFLTYFAEDETQAGLQEIGYAPLPSEVSEKVRTAIAAIA